The Ziziphus jujuba cultivar Dongzao chromosome 7, ASM3175591v1 genome includes a region encoding these proteins:
- the LOC112489494 gene encoding UPF0481 protein At3g47200-like, protein MGEKKACPDEAIIIDIPEDLEPDLNSTCWIHRVPRKLRQVHEAAYTPQLISIGPFHYDEPKLNAMEQHKTKYHDQFWKRDFSKHIRENDIRDFIEEGDRQERIWCSYAGSFELRNNRDMFFRVILRDVCFIFELFLRNYEHVLDNNDKPEEMKKDIQDYILRTPWVRKAIELDLIMLENQLPYFIFTELFDFILKKQPENQRNMNIPPYLSKHWTESESHDFFIRITCEFFIDYYRNGKATIKKPGEVELQQLNEIKHFTDLVRQFMCPDSGYPGGPHVKTKCLYTAKQLDRAGVNFALSEDHSLACVITKVTCNRYCRGWKYLKLEVPKLKVEDDTECLMRNVMALEQCLYPCEAHICNYISLLDQLINTAEDVELLVEKDVVQNFLGSNDAVANLFNKICDQIAETSFYYGTLCKHLNDHYNNPWNVAKATLKSVYFKDIWTGSSSIVAFFVLVFSIVSVIATIKDLFF, encoded by the coding sequence ATGGGAGAAAAGAAGGCTTGCCCCGATGAGGCAATCATAATAGACATTCCAGAGGACTTGGAACCTGACCTGAACTCTACATGTTGGATCCATAGAGTTCCCAGGAAGCTCCGTCAGGTACATGAAGCAGCTTACACTCCCCAGCTAATTTCCATAGGCCCTTTTCATTACGACGAACCGAAACTGAATGCCATGGAACAGCACAAAACCAAATATCATGATCAATTCTGGAAACGGGACTTCAGTAAACATATTAGGGAAAATGACATCAGAGACTTCATCGAAGAAGGGGATCGCCAAGAACGAATCTGGTGTAGCTATGCAGGGAGCTTTGAGCTTAGGAATAATCGGGACATGTTCTTCCGGGTTATTCTACGAGATGTCTGCTTCATCTTTGAGCTATTTTTGAGAAACTACGAACATGTGCTGGATAATAATGACAAGCCTGAGGAAATGAAGAAGGACATACAGGACTACATATTGAGAACTCCATGGGTAAGGAAAGCTATAGAGCTGGACTTAATAATGCTCGAAAATCAGctcccttattttattttcacagaATTATTTGACTTCATCCTCAAAAAACAGCCAGAAAATCAACGGAATATGAATATCCCTCCTTATCTATCAAAACATTGGACGGAAAGTGAATCCCATGATTTCTTTATTAGGATTACATGtgaattcttcattgattattaCAGGAATGGAAAAGCTACAATAAAGAAGCCAGGAGAAGTGGAATTGCAACAGTTGAACGAAATCAAACATTTCACTGATTTGGTCAGACAGTTCATGTGTCCAGATAGCGGGTATCCTGGAGGTCCACATGTCAAAACCAAATGTCTATACACTGCAAAACAACTGGATAGAGCAGGGGTGAACTTTGCGCTGAGTGAAGACCATTCCTTAGCTTGCGTCATAACAAAGGTTACATGCAACCGTTACTGTAGAGGTTGGAAGTATTTGAAACTGGAGGTCCCTAAACTCAAGGTAGAAGACGACACAGAATGCCTTATGAGAAACGTTATGGCTTTGGAGCAGTGTCTTTATCCATGTGAGGCTCACATATGCAATTATATTTCGCTGCTGGATCAACTTATCAACACTGCTGAAGATGTGGAATTACTGGTTGAGAAGGATGTCGTTCAGAACTTTCTAGGCAGCAATGATGCAGTTGCCAATTTGTTTAACAAAATCTGTGACCAAATTGCAGAAACATCTTTCTACTATGGAACCCTCTGTAAACATCTTAATGACCACTATAACAATCCGTGGAACGTTGCAAAGGCGACCCTTAAAAGCGTCTACTTTAAGGATATTTGGACTGGGAG
- the LOC132804391 gene encoding uncharacterized protein LOC132804391 isoform X1 — protein MLTIFSASSLALKRSIPSILALNKAAFPGAAFPRQIGTNYGHQKQKQTLSYSFKPLQHHNRVQNIHTSTHTITVYVKDKKILVEFPTFHRDGTQTRVVTHGKYKKLNNGIYYKDICTGTGPHPKNDKGDAFTSFYAGIEYVIYDESGNRLEYGNRVQIKMGKKEFGPGEKKKLITSSFLFLYHY, from the exons ATGCTGACGATTTTCTCTGCCTCCTCTCTTGCCCTCAAACGCTCCATTCCTA GTATTCTGGCTCTCAACAAAGCTGCTTTTCCAGGTGCAGCATTTCCCAGGCAGATAGGGACTAACTATGGGcatcagaagcaaaagcaaacaCTCAGTTATTCTTTTAAACCCCTCCAGCACCATAATAG GGTGCAAAACATACATACTTCGACGCACACTATTACAGTCTACGTGAAAGACAAAAAGATATTAGTTGAATTTCCAACATTTCATAGAGACG GTACTCAAACTCGTGTAGTTACACATGGCAAATACAAGAAGCTTAATAATGGTATATACTACAAGGATATTTGTACCGGTACTGGTCCACACCCAAAGAACGATAAAGGGGATGCTTTTACTTCATTTTAT GCTGGAATAGAATATGTCATCTATGATGAGTCGGGCAATCGTTTAGAATATGGGAATCGAGTCCAAATCAAAATGGGAAAGAAGGAATTTGGTccaggtgaaaaaaaaaaattaataactagtagctttttatttttatatcattactaa
- the LOC132804391 gene encoding uncharacterized protein LOC132804391 isoform X2, which yields MLTIFSASSLALKRSIPSAAFPRQIGTNYGHQKQKQTLSYSFKPLQHHNRVQNIHTSTHTITVYVKDKKILVEFPTFHRDGTQTRVVTHGKYKKLNNGIYYKDICTGTGPHPKNDKGDAFTSFYAGIEYVIYDESGNRLEYGNRVQIKMGKKEFGPGEKKKLITSSFLFLYHY from the exons ATGCTGACGATTTTCTCTGCCTCCTCTCTTGCCCTCAAACGCTCCATTCCTA GTGCAGCATTTCCCAGGCAGATAGGGACTAACTATGGGcatcagaagcaaaagcaaacaCTCAGTTATTCTTTTAAACCCCTCCAGCACCATAATAG GGTGCAAAACATACATACTTCGACGCACACTATTACAGTCTACGTGAAAGACAAAAAGATATTAGTTGAATTTCCAACATTTCATAGAGACG GTACTCAAACTCGTGTAGTTACACATGGCAAATACAAGAAGCTTAATAATGGTATATACTACAAGGATATTTGTACCGGTACTGGTCCACACCCAAAGAACGATAAAGGGGATGCTTTTACTTCATTTTAT GCTGGAATAGAATATGTCATCTATGATGAGTCGGGCAATCGTTTAGAATATGGGAATCGAGTCCAAATCAAAATGGGAAAGAAGGAATTTGGTccaggtgaaaaaaaaaaattaataactagtagctttttatttttatatcattactaa
- the LOC125423954 gene encoding UPF0481 protein At3g47200-like, protein MEHHKTKYQQEFWKRDFSKHIGENDIEDFMRQEDRRQRIWDSYARTFELRNNPDLFFSVILRDALFIFELFLRDFENQLGNKKPDEVKDYILRTPWLRNVIELDLILLENQLPFFIFTELFEFILQTQPDNQMDMDFPFYLSKHGHPGALAGSGGLLSIAETRSQFIADDTIWGTETNFLKNIKHFTDMVRKFLCPTDLMVLLSQPAQPNQPPCSSCYSQTNTYVNYNGMEDPSVHYTTCFYSAKQLDKAGIEDNTDCLMRNVMALEQCVYPFQSYICDHISLLDHLINTAEDVELLVEKRIVDNLLGSNDAVPDLVNKLCDQIVESGLCYGTICKQLNKHHDNFWNVTKKSLSGFTSRIFGLAVLV, encoded by the exons ATGGAACATCATAAAACCAAGTATCAGCAGGAATTCTGGAAAAGGGATTTCTCCAAACACATTGGAGAGAATGATATTGAAGATTTCATGAGACAAGAAGATCGCCGACAACGCATCTGGGATAGTTATGCAAGAACATTTGAGCTCAGGAACAATCCAGACCTGTTCTTCAGTGTGATTCTACGAGATGCCCTGTTCATCTTTGAGCTGTTTTTGAGGGACTTTGAAAATCAGCTTGGAAATAAGAAGCCTGATGAAGTGAAGGATTATATATTGAGAACACCGTGGCTGAGGAATGTTATAGAGTTGGACTTAATATTACTGGAAAATCAgcttcccttttttattttcacagaACTGTTTGAATTCATCCTGCAAACACAGCCAGATAATCAAATGGATAtggattttcctttttatctatCAAAACATGGTCACCCAGGGGCACTGGCAGGATCAG GTGGTTTGCTAAGCATAGCGGAAACTAGATCACAATTCATCGCTGACGATACGATCTGGGGCACCGAAACTAATTTCCTCAAGAATATCAAACATTTTACTGATATGGTCAGAAAGTTTCTGTGTCCAACTGATCTGATGGTTCTGCTGTCTCAACCTGCTCAACCAAATCAACCACCCTGTTCTTCTTGTTATTCTCAAACAAATACATATGTCAATTATAATGGCATGGAAGACCCATCTGTTCATTATACCACCTGTTTTTACAGTGCTAAGCAACTGGATAAAGCAGGG ATAGAAGATAATACAGACTGCCTTATGAGAAATGTCATGGCTTTGGAGCAGTGTGTTTATCCATTTCAGTCTTATATCTGTGATCACATTTCGCTGCTGGATCATCTCATTAACACTGCTGAAGATGTGGAATTGCTGGTGGAGAAGAGAATTGTTGACAATTTGCTTGGCAGCAACGATGCAGTGCCAGATTTGGTTAACAAACTTTGCGACCAAATTGTGGAATCGGGTTTGTGCTATGGAACAATCTGCAAACAACTTAACAAGCACCATGACAATTTTTGGAACGTCACCAAGAAATCCTTAAGCGGGTTTACTTCAAGGATCTTTGGACTAGCAGTTCTAGTATAG
- the LOC107433456 gene encoding UPF0481 protein At3g47200-like: MGIKEACACEDQHITIDIPEDLEPDLNSSCWIHRVPRKIRQLKEEAYTPQLISVGPFHYGNPQLKSMEHHKTKYQDQFWKWDFCKHIEVDDIKDFMEDGDRRESIRRSYAGTLGFGNDPDQLFHVILRDACFIFELFLRNYEISKYDKDYISKTPWLRKAVELDLIMLENQLPFFVFTERFDFILLTKPQNSKELDMNNSRPYPSQIREESEGHNFFLKITCAFFIDYYSHGKLLDEEIRYPIHDGNMSCLYTAKQLDGSGVNFVPRKDQRLADIKIEQSTHKCMPWKSLKLEVPEFKVEDDTECVMRNIMALEQCVYPFETYICNYVSFLDQLINTAEDVELLVEKKVVHNLLGSNDAVADLINKLCD; the protein is encoded by the exons ATGGGAATAAAGGAGGCCTGCGCTTGTGAAGATCAGCATATCACAATTGACATTCCAGAGGATTTGGAACCCGACCTCAATTCTTCATGTTGGATCCACAGAGTTCCAAGGAAGATTCGGCAGCTAAAAGAAGAAGCCTATACTCCCCAGCTAATATCTGTAGGGCCTTTTCACTACGGCAACCCGCAACTGAAATCCATGGAACACCACAAAACCAAGTATCAAGACCAATTCTGGAAATGGGATTTCTGTAAACACATTGAGGTGGATGATATCAAAGATTTCATGGAAGATGGGGATCGCCGGGAAAGCATCCGGCGTAGCTATGCAGGGACACTTGGGTTTGGGAATGATCCGGACCAGTTGTTCCATGTGATTCTAAGAGATGCTTGCTTCATCTTTGAGCTCTTCTTGAGAAACTATGAAATCTCAAAGTACGATAAAGATTATATATCGAAAACTCCATGGCTAAGGAAAGCTGTAGAGTTGGACTTGATAATGCTGGAAAATCAGctccctttttttgttttcactgAACGTTTCGACTTCATCCTCCTaacaaagccacaaaatagTAAAGAATTGGACATGAATAATAGCCGTCCTTATCCATCCCAAATCCGCGAGGAAAGTGAAGGGCACAATTTCTTTCTAAAGATAACCTGTGCTTTCTTCATTGATTATTATAGCCATGGAAAGCTTCTGGATGAGGAAAT AAGGTATCCCATTCATGATGGCAATATGAGCTGTCTCTACACTGCAAAGCAACTAGATGGTTCAGGGGTGAACTTCGTGCCACGTAAGGATCAACGCTTAGCCGACATAAAGATAGAACAGAGTACACATAAGTGTATGCCTTGGAAATCTTTGAAACTGGAAGTCCCCGAATTCAAGGTAGAAGACGATACTGAATGCGTCATGAGAAACATTATGGCGTTGGAGCAGTGTGTTTATCCATTCGAGACTTATATCTGcaattatgtttcttttttggatCAACTAATCAACACAGCTGAAGATGTAGAATTGCTGGTTGAGAAGAAAGTGGTTCATAACTTGCTTGGTAGCAACGATGCAGTAGCAGATTTGATTAACAAGCTTTGTGACTAG
- the LOC132804407 gene encoding uncharacterized protein LOC132804407, which yields MLDLRVPEKLRKLNEATYTLHLVSIGPLHHGNPKLNAMEHQKLKNYENRSDDYILRTPWQKTGIKLDLIMLNQLPYFVFKELFDFIYPEDENGTESKNNHQLSGLTGESKRSDFFKNISCEFFLDYYRVKFVRCKENRVIADTSQKTEPYPMFKGVYRNDLELEISELKVKGNTECIMRNVMALEQFVYPDEPFISNYVFLLDQLISTAEDVEFMIDKKIVHNWLGSNEEVVRMVNKLCGQIVVSRYFYAGLCQRLNQYFDNPWNFFRATLMRVYFKDLFTICSTIIGIVFLVFSFFSTYSTIKSLFF from the exons ATGTTGGATCTTAGGGTTCCGGAGAAGCTCCGCAAGTTAAACGAAGCAACTTACACTCTTCATCTAGTTTCCATTGGCCCTCTTCACCATGGCAATCCAAAGTTGAATGCAATGGAGCATCAAAAATTAAA AAACTATGAAAACCGTTCAGACGATTACATACTGAGAACACCATGGCAGAAGACAGGTATAAAACTGGACTTGATAATGCTTAATCAGCTCCCATATTTTGTTTTCAAGGAACTATTTGACTTCATCTACCCAGAGGACGAAAATGGGACAGAGAGTAAAAATAATCATCAGCTATCAGGGCTAACAGGGGAAAGTAAACGCAGCGATTTCTTTAAGAACATTTCCTGTGAATTCTTCCTTGATTATTACAG GGTTAAGTTTGTGAGATGCAAAGAGAATAGAGTTATAGCTGACACTAGTCAAAAAACAGAGCCTTATCCCATGTTTAAGGGTGTATATCGGAATGATTTGGAATTGGAAATCTCTGAACTGAAGGTAAAAGGCAACACCGAATGCATCATGAGAAATGTCATGGCTTTGGAACAGTTTGTTTATCCGGATGAGCCTTTTATCAGCAATTATGTTTTCCTGCTGGATCAACTCATCAGCACCGCCGAAGATGTGGAATTTATGATCGACAAGAAAATTGTTCACAACTGGCTTGGCAGCAATGAGGAAGTGGTTCGCATGGTTAACAAACTGTGTGGCCAAATTGTGGTATCACGTTACTTCTACGCTGGTCTTTGCCAAAGACTTAACCAGTATTTTGACAATCCCTGGAACTTTTTCAGGGCAACCCTCATGAGGGTTTACTTCAAGGATCTTTTCACCATTTGTTCCACGATTATTGGAATTGTTTTCCTTGTATTCTCCTTCTTCTCTACCTATTCAACCATCAAGAGTCTCTTCTTTTAA